The genomic window ACCTGCGACCAACAAGCAACCGATCAGATCCCTCGATAACCAGCGGCGACATTAGTAGCCAGACGTTCCCTAAAGGCAGCTAAAAACTGACCTCGCACACTTCCTTCTCTGGGATGCCCCGCAGAATGGCGTAAAACTCCAGATGTTCTCGACCAGTCAGCAGATCACTGATGGCGTCAAACTGCGGACAGTAGCCCATATTCTGATGCACTTCATCGATCTCCGTCAGCACGCTGCAGTAAACAAGCCAAGAGTTTGGTACTGTTATTAAAAGGGTCATGACACACTCATGTTATGTAAGGGCACACAATGTGAGCATTGTTTTTTAGGGTTGCACTAACATACCAATGACGTATAAGTCACAAAAACCCCTGTGTTTAAAGCATTACTGTTTTAATTTGTGTACCTCTTTCCTGCCAAGTAGGCCTCTCCGCTAGTGACAACAGAATCTCCTGTCAGCATTTTGAAGGTGCTTGTCTTTCCAGCTCCGTTCACGCCGAGCAGCCCAAAACACTGACGAAAGAACATGATATTATCAAAACCATAATCAGCATCTGTTTATTCAGATCATGTACAAGACCAGGCtaaactaaacaaatgaaacaaataaactgATCTCACCTCTCCCGGTGGGATGCCCACACACAGTCTGTCTACAGCTGGCTTCTGCTTTCGCTTATAAACCTGCAGAATAAgacatattattatataaataattattataacagaacaacaacactgaaatatatatatgtacacgcacacacacacacacacacacacacacacaattacaaatgtatctattaataaatatgaattgtgtatatagtttattattgtttatggtttatttatttaacatatacaTATCATAAACTGTATGTGTATGGATTCTGCTataacaagtatatatatatatatatagatagatagatacagtaggTATTTTTGACCACAGACCTTGGTGAGCTGTTTGAGCTCCAAGATATCAGTGTGTCCTCCTCCGCTTAAgatcctctgtctctctctggccACATCCTCGTCCTCCTCTCCGATCGCTGTCAGCTTAGTGCTGAACGGCCTAGTTTTACCAAAACAGATCATTTATTACatgcattaaaaacactttttactcGAATTTAAAAAGGTTTTGCACTGTGAGGCATGAACGTATCATCACCTGGCCTTGATGCAGAAACGGTACTGGATAAGGACGGTGATGCAGAAGAATATCGCACCCTCTAAGGCCATGGCAAAGAGATTCTTGCCCACCATGTCCCACGCCAGAGGAGAGCGGAATCGGTTCTCACCTGAACAACATTCAGAAACAACAAGTCAGACCCAGAGACCATgcataaatgatttaaatggcTGACTTAAAGACATAATAGTTTAACAAGCATAAAAATACACAGAACACTTAAATAtgggttaaatattttttaaatatatcaatagTTTTCAATCAGAATTGAATTAGAATGTAcatcactaggttttggaaacaACCAAGGTCTACCGACTAAATTTTGCTTCACTCGGACCTGAAGTGGAAATTCTAAATGAACATTCTAAAAAGAACATTTCAATACAAAAGTTGTATTTGTGAGAATGGTACACACCAAATCTCTCCAGAGCTTCAGCCATAGCTTGGTTCTTCACCATGTCAATGAGTCCTCTGCCCAGACAGAAGTGAGGGAAGATCAGGAACACGTTCTTCAAGATGTCGTTGATGCCACCAATCTCCTGGAAAACAGTGAGGAGAAACAGCCACAGTTCATTTAGGGGTTGTTTTGAGTTagattacattattaataatcaaGCACAGCTGTGAAACATGAACTTACGTTGCTGCCGAAAAGCTCCAGGACAAATGTGGACACGCTACCATTTATTCCAATGAGGATGTTCACGCTGGTCAAAACCACATACGCTGTACTGGGAATCTTAAAGAAGAATGATGCTGGGTACATCAGGGGTGTTATGGACCACCTAGATGGacacaaacaaatgcacattCATATTAGTGACATATTTTTGGAGATATCATACAAGTAGTCTATCAAAATCTGCTAAAGATTGGGGTCGGTTcgatttatttatgttttcatatGAAGCCTACTAAGCTTGGCAAGGCTGCATCAAAAACagagtaaaaaaagtaaatattgcaAAATAGTGTTACtgcttaaaaaaactgttttctattgtaatataagttcaaatgtaatttattcctgtgatgcaaatctgaattttctgaaagtgttacatgatccatctattatgctgatttgctgctgaagaaacattgattattaaaaaataaataaattgggaaaccatgctacttttttttcaggattttaatgtttagaaagttcaaaggacaattttttgtaacattataaatggctttTCTGACACGTGTGATCAATCcaatgcaaccttgctgaataaaagtaatcatTTCTTCAAAGAAATAGAAAGAAAGCTTTCAAAGAAACCTTACtgacacaaacttttgaaaagtagtacCACATATTAAGGACCACAAGACAGATTTTTTGCCTCTTACCCATAGAGCAACAGCAGGAGGGCGAGAACAGGAAGATTGGTGGAGGACACGTAGGCCTCTTGCTGGAAACAGACGAAGATGATGATGACCAGGGTCGCTGGGACAATGTAGTTGCACTGAAGGAAAAACATGCATTCAGTCAAACAGCATTggaacagatactaacacatttAGAGTAAGAACATTTGACTTGATCCTCACCATGTCCCACACAAAGTTGGCCAGCCAGTAGAGTAAGGGCTGCACTCCACTGATGAACTGCATGTGTTTGGCTTTATTCACTCTCTCCTGGATGAGGAACACCACAAAGCTGGCCGGGACAAAGGACATGGCGAAGATGACGCAGATGGACACCAGCACGTCGACTGAGGTCGTCATTCTGGGAAGCAgatggggtcaaaggtcagagatATCAAGACTGTGTGAGTAAATGTAGTGGAGTATGATCCGCGCTCCGGGTTACTTACAGTGCCACCTGTGAGAGCTGCTCTTTGGTGAGGTTGAGCGGATGGTTGAACGCTTTGATGCCGAATTTGGACCGATCCAGGCCGGGGGGCACATTAGCACGCAGGACGGCATTGTTCATGACATTGAGGAACCCTCCGATACTGTGCCAGCCCTTATTATTGAACCAGATCTGCAACAGGACACAGTCATGTCACTCttctttcttattttatattaatatttgtatatttttataaatacaaagatatttaaaatatatatattatacatgtatttatttatttatttatttattttatgtagtaGTAGtcctttattatatataatgcaaatataaatacacatgcatatacaACTTACACTAACAGTTATTTATATAATGGCATCTTAAGTTTAGCTAATTTTATAATGGACAATAACTAAATCTGTGCATAAAAAGTAAATCTGCCAGTAAATCTATTGATGGATTAATTGCTCTAAGATATGTTTACAGAATCAAGCACTTGTAAGTCTTGTAAAGTCTTTATTTCACAACTCGTATAAAGCTTTCATCATGACTGTGACAAACATGACATGCACTGTATGTCTGTATGGTCAGCCAAATACATCCAGTCAGAATGCAGTGTACTCACCTTCACGTTGTTCTTGGTATCGAGACCCCGGATAAAAATCGACAGGCTGGCCAGAAAGCGGTCAGCTGCGGTTCCCTGCGGGTTGCAAAATTAAAAACGGGGTTTAAGGCCAGTAAATCTCAAACATTTGACCGGTAAATCTTAAACATCAAGTCATAAACGTAATGCAGGTGACATACCGCTTGAAGACTGAAGCGTTTACgaatgtgagagatggcatcggTGATCTCATCACCAGGGGGGAGGGCCTGTGAACTTCTCGCACCCAATGAGAATCCACCATACCTGTAAAACAGCCAATGAGAAAGAGATGTGAGGCCCAGCTCATCCAATGGATTATTATTACTTTCTTCATCATAACAGATCTGAACTGATAGGTATACCTGAATTCGTTGACCCAGAGCTTGTTCTTCAAGctgaacacacaaaacaacacaacacacagtTAAAGTGCTGTCAtgagaattaaaaagaaaaaaggattaaCAAGCAAGCCTTTATTTCTGGATTGGCGTGACTCACCTTTTCCCAATAATCTGTGCATAGGTTTTGACCAAGTAGTCTGAAATGTTTTTGCCTGTCAGATTCTGCAAGGTTTCATTAACGGTGACTTTGatcttaggaaaataaaaagagaagTTCAGTGAACACAATGTCGTGCTGTCGTTGAAACATAATAATGTGATATGAAATAATGCTGTTATCGAAGTACAATATTTGGTGAATATGTTTACCTGAGGAGGTGGCAGACCACCTGCTCCTGGAGGACACTCCGGAAGCATCTTTTTCCTTTCTTCACAACTGCACTCACACACAGGCGATGGGTTTTCCATACTCCAGTTCCCTTTTAGGAATATGTCCCGAACGCTCTCAGGAACCTCTGGAACCATCCACTCTCCATCTTTAACCGCGCATGATTTGctactgctcacacacacacaaaatatatatatcaatcttCCAAATTTTTAACATCTTATTGGATCCTCAAATACATGGAACCCTGTTTCCACCACAAATAAATAAGCAATTGCAACATTTTATGttgcaattcagaattttttgcataatatataaaaattgcgATTGCAAGTTATAGGGTtagaattgtgggatataaacttCGAATTGCgaaagtttatatcttgcaactctttttttttcttttttcttgcaatgctgacttcttttctcagaattgtgagatatcaaTTGAGAGTTTTAAAATCCAATATTTTCTTAAAcatgtgagtttatatctcacaattcaaaatTTATAACTCACAACTGCAGTTAtgacttctctttttttctcagaattgtgtctttatatcaagcaattctaataaatattttgaaattctgagataaaaagtcataatcgCAAGTCACAagtacttttttttctcattcagtggcggaaacaagcttccataaaaaTCTATATCGATAACCTCTgtacataaattattaatatttagaatttacaACAGAGCAATCTGTGAAAAAGCTTTGAGGACTTACCCAGTGTTTTGCTCATCTTTGCATTGTTCGCTGTAAGCCGGATTGTCCATCAGAGCTTCGAGTAActtgtttgtgtgtctgtcttcAGGCGCATCATTGCTGTAGTGAAAAACCAATCATTAGACTCTCAAAGAATCATGGGAATGAAAGCGCAGGCTCAGGTGGGTGGAGGGTAGCGTGTACCTGACGAAGGAGAACTGCTCCCCATACATGCTGGGCTCCAGAGCGAGACTGGGATACTTTCCGAATGGAGGGACAATGAGACTGAACCCCAGAGCGATGCACACGAACACAGCGGGAAGCACAATCtggaaatgtacattttcaaGGACATTACATTTAAGGAACTGCAAACATAGAAATGCTCTGTATAATATAATGGGAAGACCATACCTGAGCAAAGAAACCTTTCCGGGAGCGTCGGGCGTACAGGAAGCGTTTCCAGAGCAGAGCTACAAACTGCTGTCTCTTCAGACTCCAGCCCTTCACCTGGTACGAGCCTTTCCCATCAGCGCCGCCCAGCCAGTCCGTCTCACGAGATTCTGCAGGGGCACATGTCACCAAATATGAGAAActagtaaaacattaaaatatttactataatagaagatttaaaatactaaaataacacagactcaaaaaaaaaaaatctgaatgcacTGACATTAAAACTTCAACACATGAGATGATGGTTCAGATTTCAGAATATATCTATAGTAAGTGGGATGGATGAAGGATGTGTAAAGTAACTACCTGGATCACCTTCAGAGTCATTGAGGTCAAAGTCGTCTTCAGTGAAAGGCTTCAGGCAGCTCTGATGGTCACCGAAAGCATGTCTGCGGTTCCTGCGTGCGGGTATAATCCCATCTGATCCACGACAAAACCAGAGTAAGACACCACTGCTAAATGTTTACAGGAAACACTGACAGATGTGTTCGGTTTTACCTGATATCTCCACATCAACACCATTGTCCTCTGCCaccttgaggaaaatctgctcaAAACAATCAGAAGCACAAACCAGTTATATTGACGTTCTAGAACGAAATCAGCTGAATTCAGATGATTTCAATGATATATGTTACCTCCTCCAGGGTTGTGTCAGAGATGCCGTAGCTAGAAATGCCGAGGTCAGTGAGGCGGTCGTCGATCTCATGGAAGAGCTCCACAAACGCTCCGTCTTTGGCCGACTCGTAAGGCAGAACGTAAGTGATCTCGTGCCCGAGGTCTTCAACCAGTCTGGCTGTAGGAACGTGCTTGAAAATCACATTGGAGATCAGGGAGACATCTGGAACATGGAAAGAGTCGAGAAAACATTCAAAACGTGTGTATGACTAGAGCTCTGCTCCAAAACAAATGGGCTTGGAATAATATGGAGGTGAGCAAagaatcatttttgggtgaagtttATCTACtagttttaagtttatttattttaaactagtttaaagttTATTAACTCTACATAcatgtcagtgttattttagtattatttatatatatatatatatatatatatatatatatatatatatatatatatatatatatatatatatatatatttaaattggactttttacatttttctttttatttttagattcattttcaaatgtacttttatcatttttaatagttttttattttattttagattttttattagttaatttaattaacttaattaaatatttataattattataatttatttagttttaaatacatttgatttcttttagttggtaattttagtgcttcagctTAATCTCATTTCCGTTAGTTgccaacatttcaaacatttctaaCATTCCTCATCGCATTATTtctgatatttatttttccatgtaatATTTGGTCttaatttatctttatttcattttagttttagtattagttttaattttagtaagcCCAGCGAttcaacttaaacttatttcagttagtttcccATGAACATTACTCATTTTTGCTTTCAGTTTAACATttcgttttaatttattatttcacttttaatCTTTGtccagattttatttatttgagttaaTCATTTTAGTGATTCAACTGGTTGGTTAAAGTCTCCACCTAACATCTATActaattttacattatattagtccagctttattttaattaagaaaatagTTCATAGCTAACGATAATAACCCAGCTATCTACCTATGGTGGCGGTTTCGCTTTCATGGTCGCTGCCCAATCCAGCATCAGAACTGCTCTCGGATACACTGTCCTCCTGCAGAGACAATGGAAATTACTAAATATGGCAGCAAGAAAACATAAGACTGAGTCAGTAATATCAATATAGAGATTACCATTCCCTTATAGGCACTATTAAACTTTAGTACCTTCTTGAGACTTCCTTTGGAGTAGGAGACGGTGCTGCTGGAGGTGCGGCAGGAGCTGGCCGAGAGATCGAAGTCCTTCTTCACCAGCGTCAGGTAGTATCCCGTCCCCAGCTGGGTCTTGAGGAACAGAGAGGAGCCCACACAGCACAGCTTCCCGTGGGAGATGATAGCAATGCGATCGCCCAGGATATCAGCTTCATCCATGTGGTGGGTGGAGAGGATGATGGTGCGTCCTGAAGGTAAAACCATACGGTTTAATAATCGTTTCAGGAAGACCGACGCGACGGTGTGCGCTAAAACAGAGTCTGCTTACCCTGACGATACTTCAGCAGTAGGTCCCAGATTCCCCGGCGAGCGTAAGGATCGACTCCAGCTGTGGGCTCATCCAGGATCACGACCTTTGACCCTCCAACAAACGCCAGCGCTACTGATAACTTCCTCTGCATTCCTCCTGTAAGGATCATAGAGACGGTTTCATTCTAGTCATTTCATAccacaatatagttatttttgctggaAAATCTGCAAAAAAATGGTTCATAGACTACTGTGCAAAaaataaggatgcattaaattgatcaagagtaacagtaaaggcatttgtaatttaacaaaaagaattatttttgaattaaatgcagttttttcaactttctattcatcaaagaatcctgaagaaatgAACCGCAGAGATATTtatcagcacagctgttttcatctATAATACTCAGAAATGTCTCAGcttattagactgatttctgaaggatcgtgtgacactgaagactggaggaatgtaaactgtcatttaaaattgtaataatatttcatacctGAGAGCTGGCTGGTTCGAGATTTGCGTTTATGAGGCAGGCCGAGGTCCATCACGATCTGCTCCATCTCTGATTTCACCTTCTCCTCAGACAAACCCTTCAGACGTGCGTAAAACCAGATGTGCTCCTCCACGGTGAGCCTAGAGTACACGGACGAGGACATTAGATTCAGAGCATACGCAAAAAACTGAGCTTGTGAAATCTGATTCTGGTGGAAGCGTACATGCTAAACAGGACGTTGTGCTGCGGACACATGCCCAGGTTTTGACGAATAGTGTTCAGATTGGTGCGGATGTCTTTGCCCTGGATGTAAGCGGTGCCCGAGGTGGGAGGAAACAGGCCAGTGAGGATAGACCTAAGAAAGCCAGAAATATTGAGCTTATCTTATTACATTATCACAGTGTTAACATCAGATATAAAAAGACCTGCGTTGTCTTACATGGTTGTGGTTTTCCCAGCACCGTTGTGCCCCAGGAAGGAGGTGATCTGACCCTCATAAAAACCCAGCGTCAAATCGTCCACCGCTAGTTTGCCGTTGCTGTAAACCTTCACCAGGTTCTCGATGTAAACACCTGGTTCCAGATGGGCTGGTTCTTCTTCAATgcatacagctaaaaaaaaaaatcattcaaagtcTTTACACTGTCCAGTAGcgtaaaaaatagcttttttaggAAATTACGTTTTGCATGGTCAATACAGTatgctttaaagctgcagtaggtaacttttgtaaaaatatattttttacatatttgttaaacctgtcattatgtcctgacagtagaatatgagacagataatctgtgaaaaaatcaagctcctctggctcctcccagtgtcctattgccatttgcagaaatccatcgctcccggtaaaaaaccaccaatcagagctgtggtccgtaactttgtttgtgttcaaaatgtgttcaaaatgtatataataagcgagtacaccatgaatccattttccaaaccgtgtttttagcttgtcctgaatcactagggtgcacctataataagtgtttatattcggactattttagattgcttcgggggtaccgcggcggattaacccagtacctttgtgattcttcatagacataaacagagagaagtagttccggctacgatgttcttccgcaagacgcaagcagttctgtttattaaccgctagagcatcaaaagttacctaccgcagctttaatgtaataaatatattaaattatctaaatgctctttttggttttgtttcttaGACGTTGCATACCTTCagcattttctttcttgttgGTCGGCATTGATGAAATCCCCCCACATTTCTCTCCGCACCAGTATGACTTGGTGAAAGGGAAATACCAGGGTCGTGGGATGCCATATTGACCTGTGAGAAGTTTTTACACCATGAGAAACTTCCCAAAGCCTTGGCAATTACACCTTTTCAAAAGCCACTTACCTGGAAACACAGCTTCAATGTACCAGGTCATGAGGGCGTACAGTACAGAATCGAAGAGCATGAGCGAGATGGATGTGGTGAGACT from Carassius auratus strain Wakin chromosome 1, ASM336829v1, whole genome shotgun sequence includes these protein-coding regions:
- the abca1a gene encoding phospholipid-transporting ATPase ABCA1a isoform X2; this encodes MAVSTQLGLLLWKNFTSRRRQTVQLLIEIIWPLFIFFILISVRFHYPPHEQHECHFPNKAMPSAGTLPWVQGIICNANNPCFRYPTPGETPGVVGNFNDSIISRLFIDAKKILLYSQHDKSFEGFKVLVRALRKLQRNTEGFKLKDFLHDNETLSAFLEKNATLPKHAVRQIVEANVNLEKVLINGFGVHLRDLCNTTSLEDFVTIADKDVSQLTQNIICQSSAEWLNNAESHFLSNLDFLKPIRKDVKSDPKIIQDVSIATDSLLESLGALAVELVSMKSWRDMRNEIQYLTGNSTQSPKHMYQAVSRIVCGHPEGGGLKIKSLNWYEDNNYKALFGNYGNDSDSEPVSVYDNSSTPYCNSMMKGLESSPISRMIWRALKPLLMGKILYTPDTPATQRIIQEVNKTFQEFGVLRDLGGMWEEMRPKIWDFMENSEEMDLVRTLLQNNASARFFNAKLSGTDWRVEDVSSFLSKSPEDTRPHGSAYTWREVFNETDQAIQTISRFMECVNLDKLEPVANEERLVNKSMRLLDDRKFWAGIVFPDMQANTSDLPPNVNYKIRMDIDNVERTNKIKDGYWDPGPRADPFEDLRYIWGGFSYLQDVIEHGIIRALTGSKEKTGVYIQQMPYPCYVDDIFLRVMSRSMPLFMTLAWMYSVAIIIKGVVYEKEARLKETMRIMGLDNGTLWLSWFISSLIPLLISAALLVLILKMGNLLPYSDPGVVYLFLASFAVVTIMQCFLISTLFSRANLAAACGGIIYFTLYLPYVLCVAWQDYIGFGAKVVVSLLSPVAFGFGCEYFALFEEQGVGIQWSNLLSSPMQEDSYSLTTSISLMLFDSVLYALMTWYIEAVFPGQYGIPRPWYFPFTKSYWCGEKCGGISSMPTNKKENAEAVCIEEEPAHLEPGVYIENLVKVYSNGKLAVDDLTLGFYEGQITSFLGHNGAGKTTTMSILTGLFPPTSGTAYIQGKDIRTNLNTIRQNLGMCPQHNVLFSMLTVEEHIWFYARLKGLSEEKVKSEMEQIVMDLGLPHKRKSRTSQLSGGMQRKLSVALAFVGGSKVVILDEPTAGVDPYARRGIWDLLLKYRQGRTIILSTHHMDEADILGDRIAIISHGKLCCVGSSLFLKTQLGTGYYLTLVKKDFDLSASSCRTSSSTVSYSKGSLKKEDSVSESSSDAGLGSDHESETATIDVSLISNVIFKHVPTARLVEDLGHEITYVLPYESAKDGAFVELFHEIDDRLTDLGISSYGISDTTLEEIFLKVAEDNGVDVEISDGIIPARRNRRHAFGDHQSCLKPFTEDDFDLNDSEGDPESRETDWLGGADGKGSYQVKGWSLKRQQFVALLWKRFLYARRSRKGFFAQIVLPAVFVCIALGFSLIVPPFGKYPSLALEPSMYGEQFSFVSNDAPEDRHTNKLLEALMDNPAYSEQCKDEQNTGSKSCAVKDGEWMVPEVPESVRDIFLKGNWSMENPSPVCECSCEERKKMLPECPPGAGGLPPPQIKVTVNETLQNLTGKNISDYLVKTYAQIIGKSLKNKLWVNEFRYGGFSLGARSSQALPPGDEITDAISHIRKRFSLQAGTAADRFLASLSIFIRGLDTKNNVKIWFNNKGWHSIGGFLNVMNNAVLRANVPPGLDRSKFGIKAFNHPLNLTKEQLSQVALMTTSVDVLVSICVIFAMSFVPASFVVFLIQERVNKAKHMQFISGVQPLLYWLANFVWDMCNYIVPATLVIIIFVCFQQEAYVSSTNLPVLALLLLLYGWSITPLMYPASFFFKIPSTAYVVLTSVNILIGINGSVSTFVLELFGSNEIGGINDILKNVFLIFPHFCLGRGLIDMVKNQAMAEALERFGENRFRSPLAWDMVGKNLFAMALEGAIFFCITVLIQYRFCIKARPFSTKLTAIGEEDEDVARERQRILSGGGHTDILELKQLTKVYKRKQKPAVDRLCVGIPPGECFGLLGVNGAGKTSTFKMLTGDSVVTSGEAYLAGKSVLTEIDEVHQNMGYCPQFDAISDLLTGREHLEFYAILRGIPEKEVCEVADWGIRKLGLMKYVDKAAGSYSGGNMRKLSTAMALIGGPPVVFLDEPTTGMDPKARRALWNCILSIIKEGRSVVLTSHSMEECEALCTRMAIMVNGRFRCLGSVQHLKNKFGDGYTIILRVAGADPQLEPVMEFIEKELPGSTLKEKHRNMLQYQLPSSLTSLARIFNILSKNKEQLHIEDYSISQTTLDQVFFNFAKDQSDEDHLKDIAINKNDAVVDISHLNTFLVDEKAKETVV
- the abca1a gene encoding phospholipid-transporting ATPase ABCA1a isoform X1, which encodes MAVSTQLGLLLWKNFTSRRRQTVQLLIEIIWPLFIFFILISVRFHYPPHEQHECHFPNKAMPSAGTLPWVQGIICNANNPCFRYPTPGETPGVVGNFNDSIISRLFIDAKKILLYSQHDKSFEGFKVLVRALRKLQRNTEGFKLKDFLHDNETLSAFLEKNATLPKHAVRQIVEANVNLEKVLINGFGVHLRDLCNTTSLEDFVTIADKDVSQLTQNIICQSSAEWLNNAESHFLSNLDFLKPIRKDVKSDPKIIQDVSIATDSLLESLGALAVELVSMKSWRDMRNEIQYLTGNSTQSPKHMYQAVSRIVCGHPEGGGLKIKSLNWYEDNNYKALFGNYGNDSDSEPVSVYDNSSTPYCNSMMKGLESSPISRMIWRALKPLLMGKILYTPDTPATQRIIQEVNKTFQEFGVLRDLGGMWEEMRPKIWDFMENSEEMDLVRTLLQNNASARFFNAKLSGTDWRVEDVSSFLSKSPEDTRPHGSAYTWREVFNETDQAIQTISRFMECVNLDKLEPVANEERLVNKSMRLLDDRKFWAGIVFPDMQANTSDLPPNVNYKIRMDIDNVERTNKIKDGYWDPGPRADPFEDLRYIWGGFSYLQDVIEHGIIRALTGSKEKTGVYIQQMPYPCYVDDIFLRVMSRSMPLFMTLAWMYSVAIIIKGVVYEKEARLKETMRIMGLDNGTLWLSWFISSLIPLLISAALLVLILKMGNLLPYSDPGVVYLFLASFAVVTIMQCFLISTLFSRANLAAACGGIIYFTLYLPYVLCVAWQDYIGFGAKVVVSLLSPVAFGFGCEYFALFEEQGVGIQWSNLLSSPMQEDSYSLTTSISLMLFDSVLYALMTWYIEAVFPGQYGIPRPWYFPFTKSYWCGEKCGGISSMPTNKKENAEAVCIEEEPAHLEPGVYIENLVKVYSNGKLAVDDLTLGFYEGQITSFLGHNGAGKTTTMSILTGLFPPTSGTAYIQGKDIRTNLNTIRQNLGMCPQHNVLFSMLTVEEHIWFYARLKGLSEEKVKSEMEQIVMDLGLPHKRKSRTSQLSGGMQRKLSVALAFVGGSKVVILDEPTAGVDPYARRGIWDLLLKYRQGRTIILSTHHMDEADILGDRIAIISHGKLCCVGSSLFLKTQLGTGYYLTLVKKDFDLSASSCRTSSSTVSYSKGSLKKEDSVSESSSDAGLGSDHESETATIDVSLISNVIFKHVPTARLVEDLGHEITYVLPYESAKDGAFVELFHEIDDRLTDLGISSYGISDTTLEEIFLKVAEDNGVDVEISDGIIPARRNRRHAFGDHQSCLKPFTEDDFDLNDSEGDPESRETDWLGGADGKGSYQVKGWSLKRQQFVALLWKRFLYARRSRKGFFAQIVLPAVFVCIALGFSLIVPPFGKYPSLALEPSMYGEQFSFVSNDAPEDRHTNKLLEALMDNPAYSEQCKDEQNTGSSKSCAVKDGEWMVPEVPESVRDIFLKGNWSMENPSPVCECSCEERKKMLPECPPGAGGLPPPQIKVTVNETLQNLTGKNISDYLVKTYAQIIGKSLKNKLWVNEFRYGGFSLGARSSQALPPGDEITDAISHIRKRFSLQAGTAADRFLASLSIFIRGLDTKNNVKIWFNNKGWHSIGGFLNVMNNAVLRANVPPGLDRSKFGIKAFNHPLNLTKEQLSQVALMTTSVDVLVSICVIFAMSFVPASFVVFLIQERVNKAKHMQFISGVQPLLYWLANFVWDMCNYIVPATLVIIIFVCFQQEAYVSSTNLPVLALLLLLYGWSITPLMYPASFFFKIPSTAYVVLTSVNILIGINGSVSTFVLELFGSNEIGGINDILKNVFLIFPHFCLGRGLIDMVKNQAMAEALERFGENRFRSPLAWDMVGKNLFAMALEGAIFFCITVLIQYRFCIKARPFSTKLTAIGEEDEDVARERQRILSGGGHTDILELKQLTKVYKRKQKPAVDRLCVGIPPGECFGLLGVNGAGKTSTFKMLTGDSVVTSGEAYLAGKSVLTEIDEVHQNMGYCPQFDAISDLLTGREHLEFYAILRGIPEKEVCEVADWGIRKLGLMKYVDKAAGSYSGGNMRKLSTAMALIGGPPVVFLDEPTTGMDPKARRALWNCILSIIKEGRSVVLTSHSMEECEALCTRMAIMVNGRFRCLGSVQHLKNKFGDGYTIILRVAGADPQLEPVMEFIEKELPGSTLKEKHRNMLQYQLPSSLTSLARIFNILSKNKEQLHIEDYSISQTTLDQVFFNFAKDQSDEDHLKDIAINKNDAVVDISHLNTFLVDEKAKETVV